GACGGAGCCGTCGAGGAACTTGTCCCCCGCGGGCTTCCCCTCGGAGTCCCGGCCCCGAAGGTCTACCAGGAAGGCACGATCCATTTTGCCAAAGGCGACACCCTGGTTATTTACAGTGACGGGCTGGTGGACGCCAGGCCGGAACTGGCGCTGGACAGCAGCAGTCTGGCCAGATACCTGGACGATGCGGCCAGTGCCCAGGAAATGGTCGACCGGCTGATGGGGATGACGGAGCAGAAGGGGCCGCTGCCGGATGATGTGACGGTCCTGGTGGTGCGCTGCACGGGGTAACCGCGGCCCTCTCGATAACCTCTAAACCGCACCCGGCGACCGGGTCGGCAAGATGTGCAGCCGCCCCAGGAGTCGCTGGTAATCTTCCCAGGTATCCATATCGAGCACCGTACCTTCATCCTCCGTCTCGAGAAAACTCACCACCTCGCTGTGCCTGCCGATAACCTCCCGCAGCGTCGGGAGACTTTCGATCTCTTCCAGCAGCAAACGTGGAAAGAGGGTGGGATGTCCCTTGCGCCCCCGGTGGCAGGGGATGACGATGGCCTCCGGCCTCTCGGCACCCTGCCGGCGCATGGCGGCCAGGGTCTGCGGAGCGACGAGGGGATGATCGCAGAGAGAGACGAAGATACGCTCCGCGCTGCGTCCGAGCGCCGCGAGCCCCACCCGCACCGATCCGGCCATGTCGCTTTCCGGATCCTCGTTCCGCACCACGGTCACCGGCAAGTCCGCAATGGCCTGCGCCACCGCGTCCCCCTCCGGACCGATCACCACAACGACCTCGTCCACCCCTGCGGCCAGCAGAGTCTCGACGCAGCGGACGACGGCCGGCCGGTCAGGGAGCGGCAGAAGCTGCTTGCAGCGCCCCATCCGCCGCGACTGCCCGGCGGCCAGGAGCATCGCCGAGACTGACGGCATGGTTCCTCCTTGTCTGGATAAGCTGAGCGACGATGCTGACGGCAATCTCCGCCGGGGTTTCGGCGCCGATGGAAAGGCCCACGGGGATCGTCAGTCGATCGATGTCGTTCGAAGCGTACCCCTCGGCGGTGAGGGTCTGCACCAGCACCTCCCGCTTCCGCTTGCTGCCGATGATGCCGATGTAGCGGGCCGGGGTCGCCAGAGCCGCCCGAACCGCGGCAAAGTCCTTCTCGAAGCCGGTGGTGGTGATGACGACGCAGGTGGCGGCATCCACCGGCAGTCGACCAAGGAGATCGGCGCACTCGCCCAGGTGAACCTCGTCGGCCTCC
The Desulfuromonadales bacterium DNA segment above includes these coding regions:
- a CDS encoding nucleotidyltransferase family protein, whose product is MPSVSAMLLAAGQSRRMGRCKQLLPLPDRPAVVRCVETLLAAGVDEVVVVIGPEGDAVAQAIADLPVTVVRNEDPESDMAGSVRVGLAALGRSAERIFVSLCDHPLVAPQTLAAMRRQGAERPEAIVIPCHRGRKGHPTLFPRLLLEEIESLPTLREVIGRHSEVVSFLETEDEGTVLDMDTWEDYQRLLGRLHILPTRSPGAV